The region GATTTCATTCCAATTTTAAATTAACCTTTGGGTTGCCATTTGTTTTGGCAGGGGAGGCCTCTAATCAGCACTTGAATTCAAAGCAGTGAGAACAGCCATGTTCATACTTTCACATGAGTGTGTTAGTATGATTAAGCTGGAAAGAACAAAATGCATTGAACAAAATTGATTAATAAGTAAAATGTACATGATGTGAATGCAACTGAAGTGTACAGAAATAAACAAGTAGATCTTATTGACCAGTGTGGCAAAGAGACCAGAAATACATAATTTGAGcttgattacatgtacatagtaGCTTGCTTGGAAAAATGACACttgagtacatgtacattgtatgaaTGATTACTAAAAATTCATGTGTGAAAAATGTCTTGTTTATTTTATATAGCAAAGTTGATCAatcaaaagtcatgtgattagCTCTTAAAGAACAGTACATTGTACAAAGTCTATTAATTTTTAGTATATAATACAGTAGACTAGAATGTATGTATTGtcataataattgttgtttcaGTGCCATGATTTGTTTTATCTGTGCCTCAATCAATTtgctaaaaatattatttgaatgCTTTTCTTTTCTGTAGGCTGTAAATCCCACTTTGGCCAAGAAAATTTTACCTCTGGTAAGTTCTATATGGATCTTTCACTATTGAAGGGTTGTAGGGATGACCCCAAAGAGGAACCATTTTACAATGATGTCTtggttattaattttattgttcaaAATGACTGCTGACATTGTAAGCCAAATTTACGTGTACATAGGCAacagatatacatgtatgtatgtaaggaTTTCACTATTGCCAGCATCAAGCGATtccttttcataagaaaaatgtCATGCTGAGACCCTTAACCTTTCTCCTTTACTTGAAATCATgtctatgtacatgtattcacaAAAACtggcaaaagaaaataatgtcaCATGAAGCCAGTAGTGAGACccatcttcattttttttgATGAGATTTAATTGTCTGCCAGGCAATTTTACCTGTTGATATACTTGCGTTGACAAAATGCATGATCCTACTGGGTtgccagtcggaaaatgggtagattattattattattttttttttccgtgtcggtaaaagtcttgcccgtcactgctaagtggtgtcttttctgcatagagccttctgctcgtattttcttaggatagagagggtagtggaaatgcgtagacttctctggtggacacagtagaatgataaacttaacctgcaatggcgtcgaaagacatgtaacgcaaatggcgttttagtggatctttaaacaaaatatacccttatggagctcaataatggaaagtcagttggataaactaggcaggcggtgaaaacaaatacctggaatcgtaaaagcgacgagtaatggacttcgacaacaatctatcgcccgtcgagcagaaatcaaagtgagctgtattacctgaagtacatggtaatttgacacaattaagtttcttgtcttcacgcacgcaatgaaataggaagaggttttcgcctctaagagcaaatatgttgtttgtttcaataaatttttcgctggaaaaggactctgtggtattttctgactttgtgaattataatattatgttgtgtattgaattttcgagcttaaggttgaaatgtgatatgggagaagttttttagtattgctctgtaagcaggaagggttcacaggcctgttggaagcgtgcttgagtttcaacaaaatgagccccaaaatcagtgaaaaattgtgacgcagatgaataataaagtagctgctatttccaaatagatggaattacctggtgataaataacgtcgtacgcatCTTGGAGagcaaattttgactttgcataaacaagagttgggcgattgtgatctttgttttgacttcgctcatttcattgtcaaactttacaacacttgacagaaaaataaacttacaaaaacccggtatcttgccatcatttgacacagatacttcactgtttggcgagtaaacatgccgcggtaacttaatcacggcgcccgctgaattctggcatgtcactttcgattttgcgatttatttgaacgtagcaaaaatctcccaaagtgtttgtcgctgatcgtaactttttatattctatattcatggttcaaaattaatgttgttttcatgtcgtaaatattttattctcaatcgACCATTCCAGAAACTTCCTtttgctctttctaaaaactgtgtatcaatagttatttgcttttgcatcaatattaattttgttttgcgtaaagcaagctaacaaaatctgtactttgctgagttcgcatttgttagcgttaatagtattttcggtcagatccttgtgttttatgaggggtttattgttttggtctcccatcctgataCTAACACCACCCGAAAGGTcttgacttcagtgaattttagtattacaaagcagtcagatgctcagagggcacacttgtggtgaaaagaagttgtgagggaacttgaaaattatcaacatgtcagcccagaagccaatgtttctcgcttcttttttatttgttattcttcggagactggaatgctgtatttcaataccacacaattcagtgccttcttaccacaggcaacccagtgtatgcttcacggaagcatctcgttaatTATAAGttacacttgaaaaaacacctgataggtagaaagtctagagcatatggaGCACTTtcttatatagtttatggaaaaaatcactcaacttaaaacaaCGTCGACACCAAACGTTTCttgagtcgttgttttcaagatcataatttacgTCCCTGGGTAAGGGGCTCTGTGTACATTTTTAGCTaatcttttttccttttgataaatttttcaagtttttatgtTTTAAAGGGGGTAATTTGTATACCAAAATTACACAATAAAAATATAGGTCGCTGTGCTcttttaagagtaaaacaccattGTCCTTTTTATCTCGATTGTCGAAGCTCGAAACAACAAAATCCgccatgttctcggaatgcACATACTTATTCGCAATGAGTTATGGGTTATTGACAACTTTGTTATGTTatgtgttttgagaactgtttcagcgtgtatgatcgacttacaccatatttacaatgttgcaaatttgaccaatttataatattgacacaccatatgcgcagtacaggatgcgcagtgcaatactgaggaatcaccttaaacagAAGTACTGTGTAGTTATGTACTCTAAGTACATGGTTATAGATGGTTGTAcatagatatacatgtacatgcagctGTGGCTGTTCATCTTTATACATAACCTTTTATGGAATACCTACAATTACACCCTGTTATGATACACTTTAACAACCCTACTTGAAGTAACAACCCACAAGTactgtgggctcatattttgttttgctacaccaCAACACAATGCAACAAGACGATTTTGCatctaaaatttgcgaaattgcaaCTTAATTTCCGTATCTTGTCACAGAATtgcctctggggacgagaatgttGTCAAACTTTCTCTCATTGAGCTGCCGACCAGCtggttttgagaaggctgtCAGAACATGTTGTTACATGTAACCTTTTCATCCCTTAACCAGCTCCCATTTAGGAGTACATACGTAATCTAGGAGAGTACTGTTTAGAGGGAAAGGGTTAACCACGATTGTGTATGAGTTTTGTGCTTTTTTGGAACAAATCAACCAATATTGGAATTATTGACCCATGAGTCACAATCCCTGTGACCACAAGTATTGGCAATTCTGATGTACATTGCTAACTCTTAGGGTGGTGTAAAACCTTCTAAATTGACATTCTCTTGCAGCCAAATCAGCTGTCAAGGGAAGAATCAGCTGCCATTTGTATCCAGGCTCATTTCAGGGGATATTTAGCAAGAAAGATATTTGTCCAGCTTCTTTATGACAAGTACATGAAGGTACGTAAAACTGTTTTGTTCTTCTGTAGCCTTGTCACTGTCAAGACTGAGTACTCAAACATCTCTGGAAGTCTTACAGTCTGTAACTGTCATGTCGGTTTCTTCttgttacaaaattaataagaaTATTTCAtgggtagtggtagtggtagtggtggtggtggcgATGGCAGCTACTGCATGTACAACCATTACTACTACTATTGCTGACTGCAACTActactgccactgccactgccactgccactgtcACCACCACTGTCACCGTCATTGTCACTGTCACTTTCACTGCCACTTCCACTGCCATTACCACTGTCACTTCCACTATCACTGTCACTGCCACTTCCACTACCATTACCACTGTCACTTCCACTatcactgccactgccacttcCACTACCATTACCACTGTCACTTCCACTATCACTGTCACTGTCAGTGCCACTCTAAATGCCACTGTCACTACCACTGCCACCACCattgccactgccactgccactaccactaccactaccatcAGTACAAAATTACGTGTAATTATCAATAAAAACATTGCAACTGatcatttttcatttcaatgattttttGTTTGGGAGGAaactattttgacttcagggtgaactattattattttgcaaagCAAGATACATGTAGAGTtaggccaatcaaaacagagcttaTAATTAAAAAGCTAATCATCTGCGACATgcgaaaacaaacttgtgaacatgtgaacTCTGAAGTATTGCAAATCAtcatgctgacaaacacaaaagccaaggaaatgggtcataaatatgaagttttgaccatCTGAATAATTTTGGGTTAGATTGAAGCGAagatattgttgaaaaatcctcTTTCGTGTTAATGATTGATGTAAACAATCTTTCCACAAGTAAGGCGTATTTATTAATTAGGTTAACCTaaaccaggaaccagttattttaaagctagtaacTGCCGAGGTTCACTTGTAACACAAGTAACGAAAGATTTAATACGGAGAAcagaatttgaaataatttttttattattatgcagaGGCATTTGAAGGTAAAGTAGACGTTGGGTATCAGGCTTCTCACCCTTCAAAGAGTTGGCgtccacatttctatctttatttctcgagagtttcagtAGACGAAGCGAGTTAAGTACTaggaaaaccaccgatctgtggaatgggcccgaTTTACTGAGTTACTCCCCTGCCCACTTTTGCTTGTAAATACTTCTCGGGCCAGGGAACCTTTCTTGCACTTAAAGTACTTAACAACGAGTCCTTGGTTGCACTTGCAACCTTTTCGCTGGAGAAAGACAATTTTATCCATTTCCCTTCGGGACTcaggattttaaaaaatgtatcTTTCCATTTTTGTGGTTCTTGACAGTGAAAGCTGGCTACTGCTCACAccgtgggaaaggaatttcatcaaaatgtttaactgaAGTGTGTGGGGCAGTCACTTAATAATTcgagcccattccacagatcggtggttttcgtagtaaaaATTGACAGACCGAGCGACCACGGtgacactacagtattttattaCCAACGAAACGAAactattatttcttttttttatatagtTGCTTGTTTTACAATACATGTAGCTCCAATTGCAGTTGATAACCACACACAAAtgaatttattcttactgcAGGAGGATGAAGAGATGGAAGCACGGAGAAAGCAACAAGTCGAGGAGGGAGAGCTGTTGGTAGAAAAGTAAGTAAAAGTGTACATACATGAACATGTAACCCACACATTACATCTTTAAAATTAATTGGCCCTTATTGATTCCTATGTTCATGATATATGCAATACAAGCAAACTCTTGTATCGTACATGTAATTTGTTACAGTGTATTTACCTTTGGTAGCTTCAAGGTGATTGTATTAAGGGTGTTCTTACATGTCTCCTATTGTTTTACCCGGAAATTTCGTCTGTACGTGTATATCAATATTGCTCAAGAAAATGTATGCCGAAAGGGgcatatatacatgtaagaaCAGCTATTTGTAATAAGCTTTTCCATTGTATAGAATTTACCGTTGCTTGACTGAACaatgaaatacaaagaaatctATTAAATTATCCagggatgatgatgatgcatatttaacaaatggtaaacggctcagcgtgcactattgagttatggtgcacgcgggagattgctaagcacgagagaagcgCAAGAGTCGCTCGAGGCGATAGGCGAGAgggactctagcttcttgagtgcttagcaaactctCAAGTGCATCCATAATTCATTAGTacacgctgagccgtttaccatttgttttatgACATAATCGTTAActccactcctgcgtgtttcgcgtgtatttgcataaatcaaggtTGGTCAATAGTCGATGTCAACAAAATTTTACTTTCTAAAGTCAGCTATGAATTAGCAACACAAAATGatcaaacagttttcccagtcaaaattttattggaatcaacaataatttactCTCAGGAGAGAAagcatttcgattttcttgcgagcgtcgatacaaacacgctgtctttgcacatgcttcgcctctgttgaaagcgatcaacctatcgcaaacagcgcgacttttccaagccaaaaaagcgacgttacactatttcagctcaaatggccgatgaaataaatctcaaaaagaaaatcgacattccaaaacaccatttaccttcctgtagcatcttccgtgatctcataaaatccatttcaattccgcgattcggcttcaatatttgagcaCAGTTCAGATTGTTTTTTGGAAATCAAACACGAAACggtctttcgtcgctttaagaccatcaatcctccttttccactgctgattaatctttagggatATATCATTCTATTTTGAgttctgtagaggttcacccctattctaCGAGGAGGAATATGTCttgaaaattaggactgatgcgctagtgacggcattttcttctttccacaATCTCGGAAAGTTAGATCACACGTCAGCCGTCGTTGGCGAGCttgcacccatgggcaaatggccaatcagaacgcgcgttttatccaagttatgttataatttTCACTCGCGCATATGCAGAAGCATTTACGTGAAAATGATGTGCCCCGAGCTGCACTGTACTTTTTGCAAAAAGTCAAGTTGTTTCCTGTGGCTAGTGAAGATGCTGTGTCAATTTCTCAGTTTGTTTCAGTTGAATCGTCTCTTTTACTGTGATGAAGTGCACTTCCGCTGTAAACAACATGTTTgtaaaacaaaaccaattgCCAATTCCACACAAGAAGAGATGTGCGTATTCATTCGGCCAGTGTTATGAATAATTTCATGATTTTGTGCTACATATATTAATAGTAATGTGACCTGATAAGAACCTTGCTTTGCTTGGCTCTCAGGATCCATAGCAAGCAGTTTTCATATGTTTCATAAGTGACTTGTAATGATGATACTGataaatattttcattttaattctgTGGCAAATTTCTGTTTGCCCTAGTAGTTCCAAGTACTCCAACTTTTAATGAAAGAATTTTCCTTCCGTATGCAGTATTGGAAAATGTATTTATGCAGATTTACTGCATTTTGACTATTAATGAAAAGGTAGACAGCAGGTGTGGTGCCCAgattttccaattgtcatgtgTAGTGAAAAACTACATTTAAATGATtattcaatattattttttgACTGCAGAAAATATGGGTTATaatggaaattttaaaaaaaggtgagGTAGGTTCATCTGGCCGTGCTGTAGAATTCACCCTGCTAAATAAACCATTCCTCTCTTGCTTACCATTTAAGagcaaaaattaataagtaAAGTCTACCTCACTTTGACAACGTATAAAAGTGAGGTTGGCGATCACTTTTGAttgaatattgttttgaatttcaagaggaaagatgttttattttttctttacagTTATCGTTTGAACCTTGAAATGGTGGAAAGTTCATGTTTACGAAAAAACCTTAGACGAGGACTCGAGTGCGATGTTATAACGTGAGtgttttcaagaaataataattgtttcCACCTTTTCGGGCTGTATGAGAGaatacaagtacatgtacacttaAGCGTTAagcattgttcttttttatcatGTTTGTTTTACTGTTATTGAATTCGACAAGAAATTTCATGTGCTAGTATTTTGGCGGATATGACTTTGCATGGTGCTTTTTATGTCTAGCAATGAAACACTGtaattagagcgagtttcaatcgagtgtcgtaaaacctaaaccaaagtaattactttggccaaaaaaaggaaattaaaaaggaactttagttaagtgtctaatcttctagcgccgtaggGCGCTAatcagggacactgtaaattgaaattaacaagttaactttaattattattaacgcaaatcaaatcaaatgttggtttttgaggagaggggaaaaccggagtacccggagaacaacctctcggtgcagagtagagaaccaacaaactcaacccacatatgacgccgagtctgggaatcgaacccgggccacattggtgggaggcgagtgctctcaccacagcgccatccctgcaccaaaTCCAATCacaaaggacggagacaatccactaaaccaatcaaaactcgaagtaattacacgtagccgacgcaaagcgcgggaaaatgtgcacgcgcgagccacgattggttttggttttacttttcAGTGGtgaaaaaagtggcgcgagaactttgaatcaaCCACTGAGTggagtaatcataaaccaaagcaattcgctaattactgtcgacactcagttgaaaaaTGCTCCAACCACCCGGTAGAGGCCCGGAcaaacggcttcaacatttgctttaacATCCGGCGTTCGATTTGTTGAGCGATGTTGActactggggggggggggggggggcaaacgaTTTCAACGCATCATCAACATTGATTCGACAAAGCCTTACcagaggcctggtattcagtcccaggctgcagccacGGTTATTATTCTGGCTATGGACATGGATGCGTCATTGAGAGACCACTTAGTGCGCAGGCGCATACTCAACAATCTTTAAAGAGGAAGGCAAACGGcgtcaacttcattcaacattcacgaaaacaaaagaaaatttgaatggttgttggAGTAGAGTTTGAACGCTTCTAAAGTCATTCAACGCATCCATTCAACTTCGATTTAACATAGTTCAACACGGCTGAAAGGGTGGGTGCCTTTTTTTGCAGCGGGGGAGGGGTGAGCGAAGGATTTCAACTCTGCTGTTCAATAAAACCAAACTGATGTTGAATAAAATGTTGAAAAGCCGTTAATTtgcctttatcaactcgtttgataaaaccgaGTTTTCATGTTTAACTGTCCATGATTATTTTTCTACTTTTAACCAGTCATGTTGAAACTGATTTGTGGCGTTTTGTCGACGTCGCTGTCGTAGATCTGCACGTCTCTAGCAGCGTGTAGCGCTAATTGCGCGCACGGCGCGACTCGATTGGTTGTCTTTCCTGTTGAGAGGGGCCTTAACTGTATTGTAGAAGAAAACGAGAATGGTAAAAATAATACATGTATCTAACGACATCGTACTCACAGTGCGATCAACATCTTTTTCGTGGTGTCATTTAGCCGTGACGTTTAATGGTTGATCTCACGGGGTAATGTCTGTTGGGATCTACGTTCTGGTGTTTTCTTAAGGCTGATGCATGTACCATATTCAgcatataacaaaaataacttaagtCTTGTTCTGATTTTATTTTTAGCATTCAAAGAGCATGGAGAGAACACAAACGTAAACCTCAAGACACGTTGTCCGAAGGTTCCATTTACACGTATAGCAAACCAAATTTTGGGATGGTTACCCATCCGACTTACTCTACCCCTGAAAGCAGCAGCTTTCACATAAGGACAAACCCATTTATGGAAGGTAGTGACAGTTCGTCGTACTATGATGAAGATAATCATTCAGATGTTTTTAATGACAGTCTTGAGCAAGTTACAGAAGAGAACTTGCGGAATACGCAGCAACATGGACCCCACAGAAATATTTACGATGGTCAGGGGGATACAGAAATCGATCATTTAATTGATGGGTTAGAATCTGTTAGCTTACCGCCGGAGCTGCCTTCACCGACCACCGATTGGAAGTCAATAGAATCGTGTTTGACATCGGAGGGCGAGACGCACGATTCCGAGCACAGCGAGCTTATTGATTCATCTAGTGAACGCTTAAAACAACTCTCCTTAAAGTCGAAGGATttgcaaatttgttttgttgacgATACATTACTGAGCGATGTTGAAGGTGACGAAGACAGTTGTCTGATAAAAGAGTACATCATTGATAATCAAGACATttctgaggaggagaaaagagACTCGGGTTGTGTAGCTGGCGATGAGGAGCTGTCAGAATCATTTAGTATAAAAACAGTTAGTCCCGAAACGTTGGAAAATCAAGATATCTCTCAAGAGGAGTCAGAAAAGGTGTTAATGGAATTGAGTGAACAAGACAGTGACAATGGAGAGAAAGAGGAGAAATCTCCAACGTTTATATCAGGCTGGACTGAGGAAAGACTTAGAGATTTAACTGTTTATGAACTTAGAGAACTTGAGAGAAATATGGCACAGTTAATCGAAGGTAAGGGTTGGAATGCGTGAAGTCGAGTGCCAGCCGAAAGCGAAAATCAAACTTCGAATAGCAAGTTTTCAATTTCCAAGGATAAAAACGAACATTAACAATTTAACACCGAATTTCAATTTTAAGATTGAACCACCGATCGGAAATAGAAACTCGTTCAAATCGAATCAAAGTGAAAATTGGTATCCGAATGGCCATTCCCATATTTGGTGAAAATTGAAAGTACAAAAAAATGGTCTCAAAGTTTCATCTTGGTTTTTCTTGTAGACTGAAATTTGATGTTTACTTGTTAATTTTCGTTTTcttggaaaatgaaaatgaaaaatagaaCTTTGATTTTCGTTGTTCAAATTCGTAGAAAAACGGTTGGCATTCGAGTACACACAATCATTGTGAACTTTCGCTcctataggtggttttcacgttacgtaatcgccgccatgttggtgaacgaaaaGGAAAGAAGGTCCATCAGcctcttttgttcgtccaccagcatctACATTACTCCATTGTCACCTCAAGACATTGATTGCAGACCACCAACACTTAGAGGCTATATTTattcaggaaaacaaaaaaaaaaaagcgtttgcATACGAATAGAACTCAATTCCCTAGGGGTAAGTCTGGGGCATAAAAGTATTGTGCGAGATTTATACTCAGTGAGGTGTCTAGTACAAAAGGACACGAAGTCCTaccacagccagatgtaatCTGCTGAGACTCGATTTTCACAAAGTAGGAAAACCGGAATACGCGGACAAAACCCCTCGAGTCAAGATAAGATCGACTAAAACTCAGCCCACAAAAAGCACGTACGATCGCAGAGGCGGAAGGTGGAATTGATGTCCACCTCGCCATCCTGACTCCCTAAGGCGCACAGCACAAGGTACTCTCGCACAGTCACCCTTTCAGATAGCATGACACAGAACAGAACAAACGGCAACCAGTGTTTTTCTTTGGACAAGCCGTGTGCCGTTATAAATATGGCACAAACTTGGCTCTGTAATGTTATGTGAACGTCGAGAACGTGTGTAGTCTTCTGGGTATGGTGCGGTGCATTCATTTATGGTATGTTGGCATCGGCAGTGCCTGTAAAACAACagatcttaagattttttttgtaCATCGTACCACTACAATGTCGAGtacaatagaccgaatgcataaatggcagccaaaaaaatattcttttgtttatgtgctaattagattcactagcctcgctctcaagcaacatttcttttgtattttgtccatgcaaacgaggctagtgaggctaattagcacataaacaaaagaatgttttttGGCAGCCATTTATGCGTTCGGTCTATGACCAGCATGCAACAAGGTGGTTGTTATCCGAGTCGTTAACTATCGTAATATTGGTGAGCAAGGTTTGCGTCAATTCGCGctcagttttcctttttctctgtaGCGGCATTTTAATTCAGTTCAACAGAACACGTACATTAAGACTCCCAGGCAAAGTGTGAGTCAAAACTTGTAGTGAAAACgcattctttttttctcaatatTCAGCTCAGAATGAAGTTTTAGTCACGGAGTTAATGACAAGAGACCGTCTTCATCTGAAGCAAGATTCCCTTCTGATGGAAGTGGAAGATGCATCAAAGTAAGCTATTTATACCTTAACGCAAGAATATGACTCGTTATAAAGACACTGGTTACTCCCCTTATTTTACTGAATTCGCTCGTACCCATAGCTTGTGCACAGTCGCCCGCTGTCGTCAAACATTGGAGAGGAGTTTTGTGATTTACCGGTggtaatcgtgttccggaataattttgcaacaTTATTGAGTGATccacgctgaccaaaatttacGTGGCTTACATCtctttggagctaaattttcaaaatggtggtaAATGCGGTAGATTCcaaacgtgcattgaagagAATCCCCGAACGTTTTAAGATTCCATGGCTTTAAATACATAGAAgtactctttaaaggaaaggatgtgTATGCAAGTCTTCCAACTGGGTACGGAAAACCGCTGATCTTCAGAGTAGCCccgatcgttgccgatgagctgttatctTCCTCGATATGTACACATCTCTTGATCTTCCAGCGCAACAGGCTTTGTAGCTTGTTGTTGAGAATGGCTAGCTTAACCCGGGTCTGACcaaggcgttgggattacattgactggtaagagGATAGCAGACGACTTTTTCGAGTGAACAATCTTTTGAATCGTGCTATTCACCTCGTGAACATTCGTCAGGAGCGCCCTTCGTTTCTTCAGCGCTGACAAATAATTCCTACAAATTTAcgtagaatcgatttccacttt is a window of Montipora capricornis isolate CH-2021 chromosome 13, ASM3666992v2, whole genome shotgun sequence DNA encoding:
- the LOC138029965 gene encoding uncharacterized protein isoform X2, coding for MASESATATATINGGDHEYNNGCSYQDTSVYDNEDNIFPDILDVTVDDTLQVLDMGAIKKNSYNRTRAAMAAVNPTLAKKILPLPNQLSREESAAICIQAHFRGYLARKIFVQLLYDKYMKEDEEMEARRKQQVEEGELLVENYRLNLEMVESSCLRKNLRRGLECDVITIQRAWREHKRKPQDTLSEGSIYTYSKPNFGMVTHPTYSTPESSSFHIRTNPFMEGSDSSSYYDEDNHSDVFNDSLEQVTEENLRNTQQHGPHRNIYDGQGDTEIDHLIDGLESVSLPPELPSPTTDWKSIESCLTSEGETHDSEHSELIDSSSERLKQLSLKSKDLQICFVDDTLLSDVEGDEDSCLIKEYIIDNQDISEEEKRDSGCVAGDEELSESFSIKTVSPETLENQDISQEESEKVLMELSEQDSDNGEKEEKSPTFISGWTEERLRDLTVYELRELERNMAQLIEAQNEVLVTELMTRDRLHLKQDSLLMEVEDASKKVRRLRLKNS
- the LOC138029965 gene encoding uncharacterized protein isoform X1, whose product is MASESATATATINGGDHEYNNGCSYQDTSVYDNEDNIFPDILDVTVDDTLQVLDMGAIKKNSYNRTRAAMAAVNPTLAKKILPLPNQLSREESAAICIQAHFRGYLARKIFVQLLYDKYMKEDEEMEARRKQQVEEGELLVENYRLNLEMVESSCLRKNLRRGLECDVITIQRAWREHKRKPQDTLSEGSIYTYSKPNFGMVTHPTYSTPESSSFHIRTNPFMEGSDSSSYYDEDNHSDVFNDSLEQVTEENLRNTQQHGPHRNIYDGQGDTEIDHLIDGLESVSLPPELPSPTTDWKSIESCLTSEGETHDSEHSELIDSSSERLKQLSLKSKDLQICFVDDTLLSDVEGDEDSCLIKEYIIDNQDISEEEKRDSGCVAGDEELSESFSIKTVSPETLENQDISQEESEKVLMELSEQDSDNGEKEEKSPTFISGWTEERLRDLTVYELRELERNMAQLIEAQNEVLVTELMTRDRLHLKQDSLLMEVEDASKLAQAQYQMTHKGRKSI